A DNA window from Macadamia integrifolia cultivar HAES 741 chromosome 4, SCU_Mint_v3, whole genome shotgun sequence contains the following coding sequences:
- the LOC122076555 gene encoding pentatricopeptide repeat-containing protein At5g61370, mitochondrial, whose protein sequence is MLLQLGSKLYSSLLLGIRAPLCQHLEFSFFSTTSSASPISPDLQEICHIVSSGIGGLDELESSLDRPRISITPTLVAQVIDACKDEAPSRRLLRFFTWSRKNLNCKLGDEEFNHAIRVFADKKDVTAMDILISDLRMEQRKMEEGTFSLVAETLVKLGREDEAVGLFKNLEKFKCSRDGFTVNGIVQALCTSGHARKAEGVVWHHKSKISGVEPCIYKNLLYGWCVHGNVREARRILKEMKLFGVMPDLFCYNTLLRCLCKRNLKFNPSALVPEATSLMIEMRSNGVLPNVISFNILLSCLGRTRRVKEACRVLYSMKKSGCHPNWVSFYLVVRVLYLTGRFGRGNQIVDEMIKEGFIPEPRFYYDLIGVLCGVERVNHALDLLERMKKSFVRDCGPVYDLLIAKLCRGGEFERGMQLWDEAVNMGIALHCSSDVLDPSITEVFKKTKRREVVNLNDRKELTADTRTKRKIGKKKDSSTRNKDKKKNASVT, encoded by the coding sequence ATGCTTTTGCAGTTGGGATCAAAATTGTACAGTTCTCTATTACTGGGCATCCGGGCACCACTATGCCAGCATCTCGAATTCTCGTTCTTCTCGACGACTTCATCTGCTTCTCCTATTTCTCCTGACTTGCAAGAGATATGCCACATTGTGTCGAGCGGAATCGGTGGTCTAGATGAGTTGGAATCAAGTCTTGATCGACCGAGGATTTCAATAACTCCTACCCTTGTAGCTCAGGTTATTGATGCTTGCAAAGATGAAGCGCCCAGCAGAAGGTTACTTAGATTCTTCACTTGGTCTCGCAAAAACTTGAACTGCAAATTGGGGGACGAGGAGTTCAATCATGCAATCCGGGTATTTGCTGACAAGAAAGATGTCACTGCCATGGATATATTGATTTCAGATCTGAGAATGGAGCAACGGAAGATGGAGGAGGGAACTTTTAGTCTTGTCGCCGAGACATTGGTGAAACTGGGAAGAGAAGATGAAGCCGTAGGGCTCTTTAAGAACTTGGAGAAGTTCAAGTGCTCAAGAGATGGGTTTACTGTTAATGGCATCGTTCAAGCCCTTTGTACCAGTGGGCATGCTAGGAAAGCTGAAGGGGTTGTTTGGCACCACAAGAGTAAGATATCTGGTGTAGAGCCTTGCATTTATAAGAATCTTCTTTATGGATGGTGTGTCCATGGCAACGTCAGGGAAGCTCGCAGGATTCTCAAGGAAATGAAGCTTTTTGGGGTTATGCCGGACTTGTTCTGTTATAACACTCTCCTCAGGTGCCTTTGCAAGAGGAACCTCAAATTCAATCCATCGGCACTTGTTCCTGAAGCTACCAGTTTGATGATAGAGATGAGGTCTAATGGGGTGTTGCCTAATGTAATTAGCTTCAACATCTTGCTCTCTTGTTTGGGTAGGACAAGAAGAGTGAAGGAAGCTTGTCGAGTTCTCTACTCCATGAAGAAATCAGGTTGTCATCCTAATTGGGTGAGCTTCTATCTTGTTGTGAGAGTTCTGTATTTGACAGGTAGATTTGGAAGAGGGAATCAGATCGTGGATGAGATGATTAAAGAAGGGTTTATCCCAGAACCAAGGTTTTACTATGATTTGATTGGTGTTCTCTGTGGGGTTGAGAGGGTGAAccatgctcttgatcttcttgaGCGGATGAAGAAAAGCTTTGTAAGGGATTGTGGGCCAGTATATGATCTCCTGATAGCCAAACTTTGTAGGGGAGGAGAGTTTGAAAGGGGTATGCAGCTCTGGGATGAAGCAGTGAATATGGGCATCGCCCTTCACTGCTCAAGTGACGTGTTGGATCCATCTATCACTGAGGTGTTTAAGAAGACAAAGAGAAGAGAGGTAGTCAACCTGAATGACAGGAAAGAGCTGACAGCAGATACAAGGACAAAGCgaaaaatagggaagaaaaaagACAGTAGTACTAGAaataaggataagaagaagaatgcGTCTGTTACTTGA